One genomic region from Hoeflea algicola encodes:
- a CDS encoding NuoB/complex I 20 kDa subunit family protein: MGVSNQTLVAPAPKGIIDPNTGKPVGQDDAFFGDVNNELADKGFLVTSTDELINWSRTGSLMWMTFGLACCAVEMMQMSMPRYDAERFGFAPRASPRQSDVMIVAGTLTNKMAPALRKVYDQMPEPRYVISMGSCANGGGYYHYSYSVVRGCDRVVPVDIYVPGCPPTAEALLYGVLLLQKKIRRTGTIER; the protein is encoded by the coding sequence ATGGGAGTAAGCAACCAGACGCTGGTGGCGCCTGCGCCCAAGGGCATCATTGATCCCAATACCGGCAAGCCGGTGGGCCAGGACGATGCGTTTTTCGGCGACGTTAACAATGAGCTTGCCGACAAGGGATTTCTGGTCACCTCCACAGACGAGCTGATCAACTGGTCGCGTACCGGTTCGCTGATGTGGATGACCTTCGGTCTTGCCTGTTGTGCGGTCGAAATGATGCAGATGTCGATGCCGCGCTATGACGCAGAACGATTCGGATTTGCGCCGCGCGCCAGTCCGCGCCAATCCGATGTGATGATTGTCGCCGGTACGCTGACCAACAAGATGGCCCCGGCGCTGCGCAAGGTTTACGACCAGATGCCCGAGCCACGCTATGTGATCTCGATGGGCTCCTGCGCCAATGGCGGCGGCTATTACCACTATTCCTATTCGGTGGTGCGCGGCTGTGACCGTGTGGTGCCTGTTGACATTTATGTTCCGGGCTGCCCGCCGACGGCGGAAGCCTTGCTCTACGGTGTGCTGCTTCTGCAGAAGAAGATTCGCCGCACCGGCACGATCGAGCGCTAG
- a CDS encoding NADH-quinone oxidoreductase subunit A: MTELLGAYLPVAIFIGVSLVIGVALLIAPFAIAYKNPDPEKLSAYECGFNAFDDARMKFDVRFYLVSILFIIFDLEVAFLFPWAVSFSDIGWMGFWSMMMFLGVLTIGFVYEWKKGALEWE, from the coding sequence ATGACGGAACTTCTGGGCGCATATTTGCCGGTGGCTATTTTTATTGGCGTGTCGCTGGTGATCGGGGTGGCTTTGCTGATCGCGCCGTTCGCGATCGCCTACAAAAACCCTGATCCGGAAAAGCTTTCGGCTTACGAATGCGGTTTCAACGCCTTTGATGACGCGCGCATGAAATTCGATGTGCGCTTCTATCTGGTTTCAATCCTGTTCATTATTTTCGATCTCGAAGTGGCGTTCCTGTTTCCCTGGGCGGTGTCGTTCAGTGATATCGGCTGGATGGGCTTCTGGTCGATGATGATGTTTCTGGGTGTGCTGACGATCGGTTTCGTCTACGAATGGAAAAAGGGAGCGCTCGAATGGGAGTAA
- a CDS encoding IS3 family transposase (programmed frameshift), translated as MAGKREKPEEIVSKLRQVEVLQGQGATIADAVRQIGVTQQTFYRWRKLYGGMQRSQLTRLKELEKENQRLRRAVSDLTLDKLILTEAAKGKLLSPSRRRKCIDHVRRELGVSERRACRTLGQHRSTQRKVPQGRADEERLTDDIIELADKYGRYGYRMVTGLLNNAGWQVNHKRVERIWRREGLKVPQKQKKKGRLWLNDGSCVRLRPERPNHVWSYDFVQDRTADGRVYRTLNIIDEYTREALMIRVDRKLNSTDVLDALTDLFILRDPPEYIRSDNGPEFIAQKVRDWIAAVGAKTAYIEPGSPWENGYCESFNARFRDELLNGEIFYSLREAQILIEQWRIHYNTVRPHSALGYRPPAPESIVPMDQTPMMH; from the exons ATGGCTGGAAAACGAGAGAAGCCGGAAGAGATTGTATCGAAGCTTCGGCAGGTTGAAGTTCTGCAAGGGCAAGGTGCGACGATTGCTGACGCGGTGCGCCAGATCGGCGTGACACAGCAGACGTTTTATCGATGGCGGAAGCTCTATGGCGGGATGCAGCGATCTCAACTCACTCGGCTGAAAGAGCTGGAGAAGGAGAACCAGCGGCTTCGGCGGGCGGTGTCTGACCTGACACTGGACAAACTCATCCTGACCGAGGCGGCAA AAGGGAAACTTCTAAGCCCTTCGCGTCGGCGCAAGTGCATCGACCATGTGCGGCGGGAGCTCGGCGTATCAGAACGCCGCGCCTGCCGCACGCTCGGACAACACCGATCCACACAGCGCAAGGTGCCACAGGGCCGGGCAGATGAAGAACGGCTGACCGATGATATCATCGAACTGGCCGACAAGTACGGGCGCTATGGGTATCGCATGGTCACCGGTCTGCTGAACAACGCGGGCTGGCAGGTAAACCATAAGCGGGTTGAGCGCATCTGGCGGCGTGAAGGGCTGAAAGTGCCACAAAAGCAGAAGAAAAAGGGGCGGCTTTGGCTGAACGACGGATCATGTGTGCGTCTCAGACCGGAACGGCCAAACCACGTCTGGTCCTACGACTTCGTCCAGGATCGAACCGCTGACGGCCGCGTCTATCGGACGCTGAATATCATCGACGAATACACCAGGGAGGCACTCATGATCCGCGTGGACCGCAAGCTCAACTCAACGGACGTGCTGGATGCTCTGACAGACCTATTCATCCTGCGCGACCCGCCGGAATACATTCGGTCGGACAATGGGCCGGAATTTATCGCCCAGAAAGTGCGGGATTGGATTGCAGCTGTTGGAGCCAAGACGGCCTACATAGAGCCAGGCTCACCATGGGAGAACGGATACTGCGAAAGCTTCAACGCCCGGTTCCGCGACGAGCTGCTGAACGGCGAAATCTTCTACAGCCTAAGGGAGGCGCAAATCCTGATCGAGCAATGGCGTATCCACTACAACACCGTCAGGCCGCATAGCGCTCTGGGCTACCGCCCGCCCGCGCCGGAAAGCATTGTCCCGATGGACCAGACGCCCATGATGCACTAA